The sequence AGATTGTCAAACATAGTGTTGATACTTATGGTACGCACAAACCTCCTCATAAAATTCTTAATTACAGAAGTCGTACGTGTATCAGGAATCCAGGTCCTTGAACTTCTCGGTATTTTTCTCATCAATTCTCCCTGATTTACTTGTATTTTCAACCcaatggtattttaaaacagtattaaaacaTATTTGGGAATATTCTTCCTTCCTTGAAATTTCCATGTGAAGCAGTTCCTATCTGTCTGTGgccttttgccttttcagcAAGAGCTGTTTCCAAGAGCTTCTGCTcatttcatgtttctgttttcagtacCACACTAGAAAGGTGGGAGACCATAAAGCTATTTCTGGTGTGTGACATGCATTcgtctgtttttttctggattgtATGTCCGGAAACTGCCGTAAGCCCATAAGCACACCGAACTTTGCTTGATCTACTTGAGTAAGCATGCTTTGAAGCATCTGGCACTTGACATCTGTGAAGGCAAATAATTGAGCTGAAACATGGTCACAATCTGTTACAGAAATCCCCATCCCTCTAACAGCCAGTGAGAAGGAAATGGCCAGAAGAGTATTGTTAAGCTAAGATGAAAGCTCCACCATGGCAAGCTGGGTAAGAGCACCAAAGAGAACATCTCCCATACAATCCTCAGTTTTTTTGACTTGAAGATGTAATGCCATTGTGGAGGCCAATTTGTTATCCTTGGAACTTGTAATTCCATATTTAAAGACAAAGCAGTTGCAAAAGGcacaggcagaggagctgcatgttttctttcccctgccaGAAGTGGGGGGAATTAGATAATTTTTGCCTGATACATTTTACATATCTTAATGAACCTGGTGTGTCTAGTTTTGAAAGATAACTCCTAATGGCAGATGGATCCCATCCTATCCAGTGCTTTCACGGTAGAAGATTTTTGTGCTGTCTACAACATAAGAATGTCTGACTCTCCACAATCGGAGTGCTGTCAGTCggtatttctgaagaaataagatTACCATTTCAAAGATGTCACAAAACATGGTGAAGTGCTGAGATTTTTATTCCAGTTGCTTACTCTTTCCACATCCTTATTCTTTAATGCCAGGTGTTCTTTCTCTCTGTACAAATACGAAAGCAATACAGGCTTTCTGGTATCACTGGCATGGATTTCACCCTTACTTTGTGTGAGCCGTTAGGTCTGAGAAACATTAAGATATTTTCCTGTACAGCACGTGAAAGGAGGCTGTTCAGCAACAGATGGACATGAAAACAAGCCGTGTTTACTTTCAGCAATTTCCCATCCGTGGGCACCGCACTTCCCAGTAGCGAAAATGCAAAGACTGGGAGTGGGAAACAGTGGCTAGGCCACCTGGGTTCCcatgctgccctgctggggtTTCTCAGCAGGGATGGGActggcaccagcaccagccccagcagcactgtcTGCCCTGCTCTTCACCGAAGGCTAGTACGAATGTCCAGTATGAACATGCCTTTTTCATGGTATCTCACAATTCTGCACATGACACACAGTTTCTCAAAGTTTCTTCCAGTTACAGGCTTATTCCTGAGCTTTCCTGGTTTTTGGAAGGATCTGACCGGCAGCCCACGGTGCACTGTTGCTTCCCACCATCCCTACTTCTCCTGCGAACGCAGCCTTCACCTAGCCTCTTTCACAGAGAGGTGAAGAAACCGTATTCAGAAAGGCCTGGAGGTACCCACGGTAACGCAGCACTCGCCCaggggcagccccgccgcggtCATTTTGTGGGCGGCTGCCCACCGCCCCGGCATGCTCCGCGCCCGGACTACAGCGCCCAGCGTGCACCGCGGCTGTCGCGCCTTAACATGGCGGCGCCCAGGGGTGGCTTGGGCCTGGACACGGACTCGGACTCGGACTCGGACAATAGCGGCGAGGCGGCAGCGCGGTTCCGGGAGGCCGCCTGGGACTGTGCTGCGCAGGCGGCGGCGGTGCGGGCGGAGCCGCGCGGCGGTGAGGGGTGGCGGCCAGCTAGGCTCTGCTCTCCCGCCTGTCTGGGCCGGGCACCTCCGCAGCTTCTCCTACCCTGAGGGAGCGGTGGGCAGGCGGGGGCACTGCTCTGTCGCGGTGCCGGAGCTGCCGGTGCCCAGGGAACCGGTGGCGGGTCTCTGGGAGGGggctcggcacggcacggccctGCCGGCGATACGCGGCCTCCTGCTGGGCCCGAGCCCCTTCCCGGGCAGGTCGCTGCTACAGCATGGCCGGGGGAAGGTTTACCTTCCCGCCTACAGCTGCTTTCCCCAGTGAATGGGCATGGTTTGCTTTCCAGGCATGACCCTTTATCCTATAAAGTCACATGTGCCAGAAGGGAGCTTAAAGGGGTTCTGGTCACAGGTCTTTTAAACTTgcctttgcttctttctctgtcaGGTGGCTTTAAAAAGGATCGGTTGCAGTCAGCACAGCCTAGCCTaaggtatttttgcttttggtttcaGACTTGTCTCACTGACTGAAAAAATTAGTGTATTGTATTTGTGCTACTTAATGCCTTGCATGACTTCCTACTAGAAGAGCCGATTCTGGTTTGGAAATTAGTCCAATCATAATCTGAAATAATGCTTAAATCTGAAAAAGCTaataggttttaaaaatacatttctcatcCCCCTAGCAGTAGGGGAATACAGAAGTTGAAAACTTACTGCTGTGCTTAGTTACAGCATTAGTTTCAACTGTTAGAAATCTCCCAACTCTGCAAGTATCCTATGAAGGAATTAGTAAAGttacatataatttaaaaaaaaatatttttcttcaaaaaaaccctgttgcAATTGTAAAGGAAAGTAGTCATCAGCTGGAAAGCAACAGCTTAATTAGGAGCCTTGCAATGGAGGTGATATTGTCCTACCTAaatttgcagcatttctgtagGCTCAGTTTCGAAGGCTGTCAGTCAAGCAACTTAATAAAATCCTTTCTCCTGGGGCAGGTTTTACATGAATTGTGGCAACATACACAGGAACTACATGCAAGAGAAGGGATGTCCTGATAACACCTATTTGCTTTTGTAGGCTATTTCAATGAGAAAAATCATCTAGTTACTAACTATGATGGAGATGACTAATGTTTAGCTCCCTCCTGGGAACGGAACTGTTACTACTGAgctatttttccatctttcttagCAGTCTTCCCTTTCAAGTATTTATTGATTACTATAGGGCCAGAGATTTTGCAGTCCTTTATCTCCTCTTTAGGAGAGCACCAAATGTTACTGGCCTTGAATGagagaataattatttttaattatacagACGTGAGGTGAATGGTCATGATGAGGACGGAAATGAGCTACAGACGACACCAGAGTTCAGAGCACATGTTGCGAAGAAACTGGGAGCAATGCTAGACAGGTATTGGCATGCAGTACTGAAGGAGTTCGGTGGGTCAGCTACAACGATGCTTTTGTGTGCTAAACCCAGGAAATTCAAGATCTGAGTGCAACCTCGGTAGGGAGAAGTTGTTTCTCTTCTTGTCTCCTTCATTCCTGTATTTGTTGAAGACTTCCAGTATTCTGTAAACTAGCCTGGCGCATGTGTTGTGCCTCTATGGTAAAGGCTCCCTGTGCAGCACTGCCTGTGTCCATTTGCCTCTGTGGTGAATATGTTGTCAGGAGGAAAAAGTACAATTTGGGTGCCTTAGTACTCTAATAATTTAAAGACTGGCATGAGAATCTTTCATTTATTCTTGCAACCTAAACCAGTACCTAATTCAGGGTTGTGCTGGCAGCGTGCCTCTAACTGGGCTGCCGCTGACTTATTTACTATGTAACTATGGCCCTGGAGAACAAGAGTTTAGCACTGGCTTTAGAAATGCTTGTTTTAAGTCATTCTTGTGGTATGCATTGCTGAGGAGAGAAGGCATGGTCTGCTCTGAAAGCGGGGAGGTGAGACAGCTTCActaagaaaaagtaagaaagaagcTATGTAACATCTCCCTATAGTCTTGTTTCCTAGAAATACTCAACTTTAGTTCAGTTTAAGATCTGACTGGTGGTTTCCTTTTAGTTTCATCACTGTCTCCAAGGGCTCATCAGAACCTTCACAAGCTTCTGTGGAACAGTCTGACTCTGCAGATGATGGTGAGTTCTAGTCACAGTCATTGTGTCTGTTTTGTGACATTGTTAGTTAAATGATGAGGAGTGGGATGGATCCTGTCCATTGCCAGTTGTATGCTCAACTGACTAATAAGCATTTGCAATAGAAGAATTTCTGCTGCTATCTGTGAAGGCTACTACTTTAAAACTGTGATCTCCATGCCCTGAGTTCTGCCAGATAGTCTCAAGTAATGGCTGTCAAGCAATACAATAACGATAGCAATACAATAACAGCAGTGAGGCTTCCCAGTGAGAATGCTGTTGATTGCTTTCACCACTGTTTTATATTGTGGCTAAAATTCCTCTTTACATATTTTAGGTTTTcgcctcttctcttcctctgtcccAGGAGACACTGGGAAATCAGAGCCTTGTGCTGCAGCAAGGAGGAGACAGCCATCTAGCTCCAGGTGAGGTGTTGTCAGCTGTTCTGCTCCTGAGGTACATCCCACATTTTGGAGGTAGCTGGGTTTCTCACAAGGGAATAGGAAGCTGAAAAGCTTAAGAAGTGTGTATTTATGACTCTATATTTGACTAGAGCtgacttttgtttctttttttagtgcTGGGGCACTAGAAATGTTTGTGGTAGATGCCTTTTCCCCTCCTACTATACGTAAAGAACACAGTGGCCTTCAAACTGGTTAAATGCTAACTGTAGGTATTGGAGTCCCAGAGCACGTGTTGCTAAAACCACTTGGTGTTTATCAGGTGTTCTCATCTTGGATTACTCTGCTGTCTGTGCTTTGGGTGAATTCAAGTCAGAAGTGTAACataacttcttttccttttgttaacTTTCTAGTGACATGGACAGTGACCAAGAGTGGCAAAGGTACCAGGAGGCTGCTGTGTCAGCTGCAGACATTCTGAAGCAAAGTGCTTTTCCTGCACTGTCCCAGGATTCCAGCCAGGATCAGTGTCAGGGCTGTGTAGAGCACagccagaaaaagaagaagaaaaagaaaattggggGAGAGAACAATattcaagagaaaataatagACCCAGCAGAGTGTGAACAGATCTGCAAAGATTTGCCACGGTTAGTGCCTGCAAATGGACAGCATGAGAGACAGGACAGCAATTATACAGAGAACTCAGTGCTGCTAGGAGTtgtgaagaagaagaagaaaaagaagaagataaaaagagaatgaagattttgctctgcaaacagcaggTGATTATGATGGACCaaggatactgaaaaaaacccaaaaccaaccgAACAAGAGCTGCTGCAGATGAGGGAAGATTAATTGGCAGAGCTTCTGTTCCAAAAGCTCAGTGGCCTGAGAGTCTAATTAAGTGACTTCTGATGTTGTTGTTGTCCTATGGGGAAGGGAACATTTTCTCCTAGCACAGCAGTtatctgtgctgctgcttatGCAGACCTAGCATAAAAGGATTAAATCCTGTGCACAGACTTGCATGACAGAGGAATATAATTGTAGCTGCATTTCTTCTGGTCTGTTCCTTCACATCATGAAACCAAATTTTGTCTCCTGGAGAAAATATATGATGAATTGAATTTGGTTTACATGGTAACAGGTGATCaactcctttttctctttgcctccTCCTAGATGCCTACTAAGAATAACTCCAGCCTGTGGGAGACTCATTTATCAAAAGCATCCCATCAGATATCAGGGCCCCCttattccccccacccccagcccaatCATCGTAACAATCTGTTGTTGAAACCTGCCCTGTTACTAATCCCTCTGTAACCTGCACTTCTCCAGGGCCCCTGCATATGAACAGAGTGTGCAGTGAGCTTATTTCAGGGCTATTATAAGCAGTTCCCTTCAAGTTGTGACCATTGAAACTTTTTTAATGGGTAGTTTTTTTCATGGCATTCATTGTTATTAAATTCTACCACACTATTATTAATTTAACAGGTTTTGTACAACAGTGGTTTTCTTGCTCTATTCAGATGGCTGCCCCAACAGAGGTAAAGATGTCTGAAGGTGGCTCTTTGGTTGCTTGATAATCAATGCTAGGAAATTGCTACAGGAAGAACTTAAGCCTAATATAAAGGCACAGTGTTTCAGTCCTTATTTTGGTTGATTATGAATTTTGTCTCTCTGAAATACAGTGGGTTTTGGTAGTTTTCAGTAATGTTCTTAGTCCATTTAAACTTCAGTTCCAGTATTTCAGGAAATTACTTGTTAGAGGATAAAtactcttcttttgtttttaatattattgGGTTTCAGTAGCTCTAACTTATTGTCCGTATTCAGGAGACCAGAAAGCCAGATTAGAGAAACTGAAATAGCAAACCGTTGCTCTTTTGAGCATGGGAAAACATaggatgttttctttcctactgTTAAGATCCTAGCTGTTTTTTAGtcaagaaaacacagctggCATCCAGCTAAGTGCAAAATTGACTTGTAATCTAACTGAATGTGCCAGCAGAAGTTACTTGTCTTATGGGCAGTTAAAACTTCAGTATACTGAAGCTGGCACCTGGGGTTTCAAATGCATAGTGGTCTGAATGTAACCTTTTGACTTGTTATATGgtgtgattatttttatgctAATTGGAAGCTATATGTATTTGCAACTCATGCACATGGGAGGTCAGGAAACAATTCTAGGATAGAATTAATCAGAGAATCTAGTTACTGAAATTAGTTTCTGATGGTTGAGGGTATATAGAGGAATCTCTCATCTGTAAAATCTGTAATGGACAGTTGCAATTCCAAAATTTCCAGATGTGATAACTGAAGAGTTCGCTgttgggctttttctttttgaattctCCCTTGTATCTTAACCTTTTAAGAGTTTTGAGCACGTTCTAGTCTCAAGAATTTTCATccatttcacagctgaaagAATAGTTGTTCTAGTCACAAATACATAAGCATGTTAATCAGGGCATTTTTCATGTCTGGCTAGTGACATGTCTGTGACGTGTATGTTGAGAGTAAATTGAGAAGAGAGGAATAATTAAGAGGAATTACGTAAGTAGATCCTTAGGGCTAAAAACCTTCACTTAGTGCAAGTAAGATTCTTAGACCCCAGGGTAATGATTTGCATATCGAGACAGAATCTAGCCTACAGGGAAGCTAAGAATGAACCATGTTCTGTAAAATGAACCCAAGCTGACATTTTTATAGAGAACAACTGAAGGAACTGCTGCTCTCTGTGGAGCATGGAACCTCCCAGGTGTTGTGCATTGTTAGGGACTGGTGGAAAATGCCATCCCCCAGCTCATTTGGCAAGATGCACAAGATGAGAATCCACATGGTTAATGCAGAGAACTGGAATCTCCTTGCTGCTGttaaagttttaatttctgcatttaaaacaaagcagagctaTATCAAAAATAACCAAGCCATTTCCACTAGGAGAGCATGATTTTTAGACCATGTCATTTTAAACTGGGAATGTTTGGTATTTTTGTAGTTAATTAAAGGATTTGTAGCTTGTAGTTAGTGATCCCATACGGACAGGTTTGTGCCAAGCCATTCCTGAATCTGTTTCTTGGTGATGATCATTGTAAAGTCAGGAACTAGGTTTTCTCACTCTTGCCTCCAAGATACTATTATTTCTTGTAGTTTTGACTGGCATTTCCTTACAGCAAAGGAAGTGAGCATTTTGAGGATGGTGTCCCTTCTTTGGCATCTCAGCTTTGCTCATTCCTGCATGGCTTAGTCTGGTGCTGTAAGGTTTTTACAGGCCCAGCTTGATGAAGGCTGAGCAGCATGAAAGTCCCATCCACAGCCTGGCATTTTTGCTGTATTGCATTTGGATCCCTTGTCTTGATGGGATCCCTTCTTGGGCAGCCACAAAAGGACATCTGGCCATTCTAAGCTGGCTCATGAGGTTTGGGTTTGATTGGTTTTTGAGGGGCAGGCAGTGGATTTTAGCAGTACCAGCATCATCTTTCTGTGACTTCTGTCTTGAGCCTGATAAGTCTCTCATGGAGGCAGCGAAGGGATTTGTGTGAGGCAGTAGGGGCTGGAGGTCAGCTGAGCGCAGCAGCCTTTCCTTCCCATGGAAGGCAGTGGTGACAGTTATGGCAAACACAGTTGGAGTTGCACCTGACAGTTTGGTTGTGGCAGTCACCTGTGAGCTAGTTGTCTTGATTACTGAGTGGAGGATGCCATCTGTGTGGAGATGAAGGTCTCGATGACATTGTGAGTGgatggcagcagctggctgtggctgtTGGCAGAGTCAGAGCTTTGGTACAGCACCAGGCTACTGGAGGACACTGTCAAAGGCACAGGTGGAAGTTAAGTACAAATTCTCACTGCAGTCCCCTTATCATGTATGCACACATGCTTCCAGTATGACTGAACTCCCCTGGCATAGCGatgtaattccttttttttattttgtgtgccATCAGACACCTAGCATAAGTCCACAGCTAGCCTGAAAACATTGAAGGAAACCACCTTCAGAGAGTTAAGTTTTGAGAATTCTAGTTGATTGTTATGTCCCAGTTCTTCTCTTAGAACTGGGAAGATCCAGCTGGAGTCTCTTCATGAGAGTGTCTTGTGTTTTTCAGCCCTGAAAGCTGCCCATAGGGCTGGATATTCATGGACACTGATTTTGTCAATATTTTAAAGGCTATTTTCCTCTCTAGATTCTGAAGAAGGTTTCTGTTTCCACAGTCTGGCCTTATACAGACTGTGCTCCAAATCTTTTGCTTGTACTAGCTTTTCAACCTCCCCCAGACACTAGTAGAGCCCTCTTAAAGAATCATGAGCCCCAGTTTCCATTTCCTAACTGGATTTTACAGTGTTGGCAAGAGAAGCTAGGCAATACATGGCTTTTTATTATAGTGGGCGCAGCTCTTACCGGCAGGGCTTGAGGTGAGGCGAGGGCCTGGCTGAAGGTGCTGGATGGTTGTGTCTTGGTTCTGTAAATGTATTGTTGGTGCCTGTGACACTGGCGTATGCATCCCAGACTCTGTGTGAGTCTCCGAGTCAGATGTGAATgcctagagaaaagaaagctaacAGTGCTTGTTTTCTACATCCCTTTTAACAGGCCTGAGAGAAGAGTCAGCAGGTGCTGTTTCCAAGGAGATTAAATTCTCCTTGATGATGCAGTGAAGAGCTTGCTCTAATGCCTCCAGTATTGCAGCTGGTACCAGCAAGGCGAGGAGATATGAAAGATCATCCTGCTGGGATGGCATAGACCACACACCCAAAAATTTTGACAAGCAAGAAGCTACCTGCAGACTGGTGCAGTTCTAAGGTGGGGGAACAAAGGCATGTGCTAAAGGCTGTTACCTGTTTAGTTGGTGTCAGGTTAGTCAGGGCGCTGAGATTGGCTGTATCTGTTATCACCATGGTTTGTGGTAATAGGCCTGTATGTGTGTATTGGGCCACTTCAGACTTGGGGCCGTAGAGAGCTgtgcatgaaagaaaacaagatcaTGTGGATGCTGGAGCTTTGCATGAGACTAGTTCGGTTGAATTGTTCTCCTCATGCACATGGACCTGTTGTCTGTCTTTGAAACAGTGGGTGTGGAGAGACAGAGAGATGAacacaatagaaaaataatttcatcattaGAGCAACAATAATAGAAGAGGAAAATAGTGCTGCAAGTCCAAGGACCCACAGATGTTCCAGAACAGagtcttttgtttgtttgcttgagCAGATGAGTTCACATGCTTACCGTGAGGGTTCTGTATCTGGGCCATGGTAGCCATGAAGGGACTCTGGTTGATATGGCTCTGGACTTGCTGCATGAGGGGCTGCTGGTAGGATGGGTGCAGTTGCTGGGAGAACTGGACAGGCTGCAGGGTAGTGAGGCTGCTCCCCATGCTGTTTATTACAGGTACGCTTTGGGGCTGGGTTGAGGCCAGGCCTGAAAAACAAGGACTGATGACAGTAGTGTCACACGTTATGGGAGGAGTGTGGCTGCTCTGCAATAGGGGCATCTGAAATAGTCATTGTGGCAGGCCTGTCATCGCAGGGTGACTTTTGGATCTGGCTCTTCAGGTGTTCCGTTTGTTATCTGTGATTAAGAATAGATTTCGTGCCTGTGATGACAAAGTGGGAGTGCACAAAATGTACAATGCAGGCAGACACTGTAAAACCACCTCTGATTTCCAGTGTTTGTTCCTGTGTATGTCCTTGTGTACCAGCATAGATCACTTCCTGGTTTAGTGATAGTCTGATACAGAGTTCCACTGGGGAGGCCTTGCTGAGAAGTAAACTCAGAGCATCATCCCAGTgtccagttaattttatttgtttttatgaagCTGTTGGCAACAGTGAGAACTGTGCTGTTAGCTGTCCAGCCACGTGGAGTAGAGTTCAAGCTCGTTTTGCTTGGGCTTCCAAATCACGGAATTTGGAGCAGTGAGAAAGAGGTAGAAAGTTTTATGCGTTACTACCTGTTTCCCACAACTGTCCAAACCCTGTTCCTATAAATCAGCaagtttgttgttgttgtttgtacAGAATTAGAATCCGTATCATAATCTTGGTTATAAATGAGTAAATGGAAATCAGTTCACACCTGTCACCATGGCCCAAAATAAGGACTCTTTTCTCCTGGGAAGAAAGTATAAGAGGAGAGTATAtgttatattttcctttatctaATGAGATACACTTTGGCACTAGACTAGTGTTGGAATGAAAAGAAATCTCCTATAAGTGCAGAAAAGCtgtcaaagtgaaaaatatatatatacaaaaagtAATTCTTGGATTCCAAAGGCATATGCTGCTCTTTGCAGGAAGTAGAACAGGATGTTTTGTCTTTCAAGCATAATGAACTTGTTTCAATTTTCATAGCTTTAAGGAAGTATTTCATTGATATTTGGGAAGATgcagagcagcaaaacaaaccactgGCACAGGAATAGTTTGTAAAATTCCCTTGCTCTTAAGACATGGTTTTGTGTGTAGCTTAATTCTAAGTTGAATAAGGAACGTCTGTCCCTTAATTCCATTGGTACTTGCAAGTAGTGCTGCTGAAGAGCCTTAGTGTTTGTGACAATTTCCCCAGGTGCATATCACTGCCAacttagtgcttttttttctgaaaatgaggcaGGTAATTCTAACAATTAGAGGTAGCTCTTAATCTGAATCCTGATAAGCAGAGTCATTACAGAATACTACTCACCTATCACCAGGGTGGAGGCACCTGTGTTGGTGAATGCTGGTGCTAGGGATGAGGTCTCGCCAGCTCCAATTGCCATAACACCTGGCAGTGATGCCATGATAAGGTTCTGAGTTTGCTGGCTCAGCGCATGTGGATTTTGCTCTAGGCTGTGCAAGGCGGTCAGGGTGCTGACAGGAGGGAGAGTTCCTCCTGGAGCTGAGACCTGTGTGAAAGGAGGACTGTGAAAATGCCATCTGCATCAGGTTGAGTTTGATGAGCCCCGAAGCTGCAATAAATgtccttctccctcttcctgcCTGCTCTGACCCCTTGTTAACTAGAAAGACTTCACAACTGCTTATTTGCAGTTTCCCTGTGCTCATCAATTAACTAGCAAAGGTCAGCTGTCAAAATACTAAGAGTAAATTCTTGCTGGTTTAGTTCTTTCAAGTTTAAGAAATCATAGGGTTTTACAAACAAGAATGAGATTAGTCCCACTGCATTCTCTACAGGGAAAGTTTATCTTCTGTTTTACGACTGAGGGTAGAAGATGATGCTCAGAGAAATTAAGAGGATCAGGTAATTTTACGTAGtaatttcagctgcagagttCAGCACAGAATCCCGGAGTTCCTCTTCACTTGTTCACCTTTTCCTCTGATAAATGCCTGTAACTTCCCTTTCTCCCAGCAAGTGTATTTTAGTGGCCATTGAGTTTTCAGATTGAGATTTTAAAGAAGTTGCTGAAAAGTTTctttagccttttttttctcatatgaTATGTTCTTCAGGCTGCATTACCTGGCAGTTCCCTGCTGTTAGAGAGGAAAAGTGCCTGTTAGATAAAACAGGACTGTTCCATGTTTGTGTCTTGCTGATTCACTCTATCCTTGAGTCATTTAGAAATTTAATAACTGGACTGTTTTCTCAGCCTCTAAAATGAACCATGTAACCTGTGTGAATGCTCTAATGCGGTTTTGTGTTTGCAAGGCCTTTTAGCGACCTGTAGTTGAAGTActgtgaaacagcaaaaaagcatTCCAGTAATTTAGCTGGTAGAGAAACCTCAGTGCTTTacattctactttttttttttttcttctcccttcagACAGAAAGCTGTAATGGATCTTTAGTAAGAGTAACCAACAGGTTAAACAGTGGAGCAGGTCACCTTGATACCAGTTTTAAAAGACAGCTGTAGAAGACTTTCAGCACCTCATGAAAGActttttcttcaggaagagACCAGAAAAGTCAGCAAAGTGAGTGACTGACAAGATTCAAGTCATACTCATTTATAGTGAACTTCACGCAGCCTCAGGCCAGTATGCACTAATGCAAACTTCTGCCAGCTGGTTCCCTGTAAGCAAGGGAACATGTGCAAACTGGAAATGGTCAGTCATGTAGTTCTAGTGCTTCATTACTAATTATGTGGAAAAAGGTGTATTCaactctgaaaaggaaatttgcTTTGAGAAGGCAGATTTTTATAGT comes from Falco naumanni isolate bFalNau1 chromosome 1, bFalNau1.pat, whole genome shotgun sequence and encodes:
- the C1H12orf43 gene encoding protein CUSTOS codes for the protein MAAPRGGLGLDTDSDSDSDNSGEAAARFREAAWDCAAQAAAVRAEPRGGGFKKDRLQSAQPSLRREVNGHDEDGNELQTTPEFRAHVAKKLGAMLDSFITVSKGSSEPSQASVEQSDSADDGFRLFSSSVPGDTGKSEPCAAARRRQPSSSSDMDSDQEWQRYQEAAVSAADILKQSAFPALSQDSSQDQCQGCVEHSQKKKKKKKIGGENNIQEKIIDPAECEQICKDLPRLVPANGQHERQDSNYTENSVLLGVVKKKKKKKKIKRE